In Candidatus Methylomirabilota bacterium, a genomic segment contains:
- the leuS gene encoding leucine--tRNA ligase, which yields MAKRYDFKSIEAKWQRIWEERDAFRVTEDPGQPKYYCLEMYPYPSGKIHMGHLRNYSIGDVVARYFRMRGYNVLHPMGWDSFGLPAENAAIEHGLHPATWTSDNIAYMREQLKRMGFSYDWGREITCSEPDYYRWNQWLFLKMYAKGLAYKKPAFLNWCEECQTVLANEQVEGGRCWRDESEVIQKELEQWFFKITAYTEELLEGVDQLPGWPDRVKTMQRNWIGKSVGAEVNFPLLNGESPITIFTTRQDTLFGATFMVLAPEHPLALQLGEGKAGVQAFIKRMRAEDRVVRTAADTEKEGVFTGAYAINPLTEEKIPIWVANFVLLEYGTGAIMAVPAHDQRDFEFAKKYHLPIRVVIQPEEEGLAAEALAKAYQDEGVMVNSGPFNSLPSPEGREAVVRFLEERGIGKGAVNYRLRDWGISRQRYWGTPIPIIYCDQCGTVPVPYDDLPVLLPKDVEISMKGGSPLAKVESFVNVRCPTCRGPARRETDTMDTFVDSSWYFLRFCNPHARDRAVDELKVAYWMPVDQYIGGIEHAVLHLLYARFFTKVVRDLGLIPHSEPFVNLLTQGMVCKETYRCPTHGFRFPQEIDPQGRCTECAHPVEIGRTEKMSKSRKNVVDPDDLLKRYGADTARLFSLFAAPPEKDLEWSDKGVEGAFRFLNRVYRLVDGWADELSRPAAPISFNDLTVGRAVHQKAHLTIKKVTEDLDRDFHFNTAIAALMELVNVLGQFELRGDPAEEAERRYVARFAVETLLVLLAPFAPHLAEELWEHLGHGSSIFAESWPAYDAAVIEREEILVVVQVDGKLRSRIFLPARAEEEELRTAALQDSRVQTWLQGRQVKRVVVVPKKLVNIVTARS from the coding sequence ATGGCAAAGCGGTACGATTTCAAGAGCATTGAGGCCAAGTGGCAGCGGATCTGGGAGGAGCGGGACGCTTTCCGGGTCACGGAGGATCCCGGGCAGCCAAAGTACTACTGCCTGGAGATGTATCCGTATCCTTCCGGCAAGATCCACATGGGACACCTTCGAAACTACTCCATCGGAGATGTCGTTGCCCGGTACTTCCGGATGCGAGGTTATAATGTCCTTCACCCGATGGGGTGGGACTCTTTTGGACTGCCAGCGGAGAATGCGGCCATCGAACATGGCCTTCATCCTGCCACGTGGACCTCTGACAATATTGCATACATGCGAGAGCAGCTAAAGCGGATGGGCTTCTCCTATGACTGGGGGCGGGAGATCACGTGCAGTGAGCCCGACTACTACCGGTGGAATCAATGGCTCTTTCTGAAAATGTATGCAAAGGGACTGGCCTACAAGAAACCCGCCTTCCTTAACTGGTGCGAGGAATGTCAAACGGTCCTGGCCAACGAACAGGTGGAGGGGGGACGCTGCTGGCGCGATGAGTCAGAGGTGATTCAGAAAGAGCTCGAGCAGTGGTTCTTTAAGATCACCGCCTATACGGAGGAACTGCTCGAGGGGGTAGATCAGCTCCCCGGATGGCCCGACCGGGTCAAGACGATGCAGCGAAACTGGATCGGCAAGAGCGTCGGCGCCGAGGTGAATTTTCCGCTGCTCAACGGGGAAAGCCCCATCACCATTTTCACGACGCGACAGGATACGCTCTTCGGGGCCACCTTTATGGTATTAGCACCGGAGCATCCCCTGGCCCTGCAGCTCGGAGAGGGCAAAGCGGGCGTTCAGGCCTTCATCAAGCGGATGCGGGCGGAAGATCGGGTAGTCCGAACCGCCGCCGACACGGAAAAGGAGGGGGTTTTCACCGGTGCATATGCCATCAATCCGTTGACCGAAGAGAAAATCCCCATCTGGGTGGCCAATTTCGTCCTCCTTGAGTACGGCACCGGAGCGATTATGGCTGTTCCCGCCCACGACCAGCGTGACTTCGAATTCGCCAAAAAATACCATCTCCCCATCCGAGTCGTGATTCAGCCAGAGGAGGAAGGCCTCGCCGCGGAGGCTTTGGCAAAGGCCTATCAAGATGAAGGGGTGATGGTAAATTCCGGCCCATTTAATAGCCTGCCAAGCCCGGAAGGACGTGAGGCCGTGGTTCGGTTTCTGGAGGAACGGGGAATTGGCAAAGGGGCGGTGAACTATCGGCTGCGCGACTGGGGAATCTCCAGACAGAGGTACTGGGGGACGCCGATTCCAATTATTTACTGCGACCAATGCGGCACCGTCCCGGTCCCGTATGACGACCTTCCGGTGCTGCTCCCGAAAGATGTGGAGATCAGCATGAAGGGTGGTTCTCCGCTTGCGAAAGTCGAGAGTTTCGTGAATGTGCGGTGTCCGACGTGCCGGGGGCCGGCCCGAAGAGAGACCGATACGATGGATACCTTTGTCGATTCATCCTGGTACTTTCTCCGGTTTTGCAATCCGCACGCCCGGGACCGGGCCGTGGATGAGCTGAAGGTAGCCTACTGGATGCCCGTCGACCAATACATCGGGGGTATTGAACACGCCGTCCTTCATCTGCTGTATGCCCGGTTCTTCACCAAGGTGGTCCGGGATCTGGGCTTGATCCCACACAGTGAACCATTTGTGAACCTGCTGACTCAGGGGATGGTCTGCAAGGAAACCTACCGGTGTCCCACGCATGGGTTCCGCTTCCCTCAAGAGATAGACCCGCAGGGTCGCTGTACCGAGTGTGCTCACCCGGTTGAGATCGGCCGGACCGAGAAAATGTCCAAGTCGCGCAAGAACGTGGTGGACCCGGACGACCTCTTAAAGCGGTATGGCGCGGATACGGCCCGTCTCTTTTCCCTCTTTGCCGCACCCCCGGAGAAGGACCTGGAATGGTCCGACAAAGGGGTGGAGGGGGCCTTCCGGTTCCTGAATCGGGTCTATCGGTTGGTCGACGGCTGGGCGGACGAACTGTCCCGTCCGGCGGCGCCTATTTCCTTCAACGATCTCACCGTCGGCCGGGCAGTGCACCAGAAGGCCCACCTGACGATCAAGAAAGTGACCGAAGATCTCGACCGGGATTTTCACTTCAACACGGCCATCGCGGCCCTTATGGAATTGGTTAATGTCCTGGGGCAATTTGAGCTTCGCGGCGATCCCGCGGAGGAGGCGGAACGGCGGTACGTGGCCCGTTTTGCCGTGGAGACCTTGCTCGTGCTCCTGGCCCCATTCGCCCCGCACCTGGCGGAGGAACTCTGGGAGCACCTCGGACACGGCTCGAGTATCTTTGCGGAGTCGTGGCCCGCCTACGATGCCGCGGTGATTGAACGAGAGGAGATTCTGGTGGTGGTCCAGGTGGATGGGAAACTGCGGAGCCGGATTTTCCTCCCCGCGCGTGCGGAGGAGGAAGAGCTCCGCACAGCGGCACTGCAAGACAGCCGGGTCCAGACGTGGCTGCAGGGTAGGCAGGTGAAGCGCGTCGTCGTGGTTCCCAAGAAACTGGTCAACATCGTCACCGCCCGGTCGTAG
- the lptE gene encoding LPS assembly lipoprotein LptE, which produces MNKRVVSIGLLLLAATVCGCGYRGQLGLPDDLKRIHLDINNPGTSRPGMEAEVRHALTQGILSAGGQVVAEKSQADVTIKGAITSLRENPVAFDAQDIATRFRTVVVLDVEVIQRSGKVELAKEQISGEAYYSAPSGITGTEVAANDAIRRALRDLADKVVTRVAEPLF; this is translated from the coding sequence GTGAACAAGAGGGTGGTTTCGATTGGGCTTTTGCTTTTGGCGGCAACGGTGTGCGGATGCGGCTATCGCGGCCAGCTCGGCCTACCAGATGACCTCAAGCGGATCCATCTGGACATCAACAACCCAGGAACCTCTCGTCCCGGAATGGAGGCCGAGGTCAGGCATGCCCTCACCCAAGGCATCCTGAGTGCCGGGGGACAGGTGGTGGCGGAGAAGTCTCAGGCGGACGTCACGATCAAGGGTGCGATCACCTCCCTCAGGGAAAACCCCGTGGCCTTCGATGCCCAGGACATCGCCACACGGTTTCGTACGGTGGTCGTCCTCGACGTCGAGGTGATTCAGCGGAGCGGCAAGGTGGAACTGGCAAAAGAGCAGATCTCGGGAGAGGCGTACTATTCTGCCCCTTCTGGGATCACCGGGACCGAGGTGGCGGCAAATGATGCGATCCGTCGGGCCCTTCGTGATCTTGCCGACAAGGTTGTTACAAGGGTAGCCGAACCTTTATTCTGA
- the holA gene encoding DNA polymerase III subunit delta: MYLLLGEEILLRQEFLSRLLKALLPPGMEALNLEIISGYEAAGADVTARCRIVPAFSPRRVVMLKDADRLRMEAWKGILAYLEVPSPTTCLICIADRLDQRNPAVQQIERTGKILRFAAPKSEEERQRWCQRWIRERAQQQGKSLSLEAELLLLNLQGSDLLRLGQEVDKLCIFVGERRDINLEAVEALVGEGRVRKIFELTRAVSRRDLQAALSCLRRLLEGGEDPLGILGMLARQVRLLLRAKELIVQSRPPAEISRLLGIPRQFVSEILDGARISSLPHLEQGLVRLLDLDRVLKSWGRGQLLYLELAIIDLCG, translated from the coding sequence ATCTATCTCCTCTTGGGTGAGGAGATCCTCCTTCGTCAAGAGTTCCTTTCTCGACTCCTGAAAGCCCTCCTCCCTCCAGGAATGGAAGCGCTAAACCTGGAAATCATCTCGGGATATGAGGCAGCCGGGGCAGACGTTACTGCACGGTGCCGAATCGTCCCGGCGTTCTCCCCACGACGGGTCGTCATGCTGAAAGATGCGGACCGCCTCCGCATGGAGGCGTGGAAGGGAATCTTGGCCTATCTCGAAGTCCCATCGCCCACCACCTGCCTCATTTGTATTGCTGACAGGTTAGACCAGCGGAATCCCGCAGTGCAGCAAATAGAGCGAACTGGGAAGATCCTTCGGTTTGCCGCTCCGAAGTCAGAGGAAGAACGTCAACGATGGTGTCAGCGCTGGATAAGGGAGCGGGCCCAACAGCAGGGGAAATCTCTAAGCCTGGAAGCAGAATTACTGCTCTTGAACCTTCAAGGTTCGGATCTTCTGCGCCTGGGTCAGGAGGTGGACAAGCTCTGCATTTTCGTGGGGGAGCGGCGTGATATCAATCTCGAGGCAGTCGAGGCCCTTGTCGGCGAAGGGAGGGTACGGAAGATCTTTGAGCTCACCCGAGCCGTCAGCCGCAGGGATCTGCAAGCAGCTTTGTCCTGCCTTCGGAGGTTGCTAGAAGGGGGGGAAGACCCGCTCGGAATCCTCGGGATGCTCGCGCGTCAAGTTCGCCTGCTCCTGCGGGCCAAGGAACTCATCGTCCAGTCCCGCCCTCCTGCCGAGATCAGCCGGCTGCTGGGGATCCCACGACAGTTTGTTTCAGAGATCCTTGACGGGGCCAGAATCTCATCCCTGCCGCACCTGGAGCAAGGACTTGTCCGCCTTCTGGACCTGGACCGGGTGCTCAAATCCTGGGGGAGAGGCCAATTACTCTATCTGGAATTGGCGATTATCGATTTGTGCGGATGA
- the rpsT gene encoding 30S ribosomal protein S20, with product MARIRSAEKRLRQAKKRTLRNRAAKTQLRTSMKKVRQAIETGNREAAMAAFRAAVVVIDKTASKGIIHSRTAARYKSRLAHRLQAPESAA from the coding sequence ATGGCACGCATTAGATCGGCAGAAAAGCGCCTCCGCCAGGCCAAGAAGCGGACCCTGCGGAACCGGGCAGCTAAGACCCAACTCCGAACCAGCATGAAAAAGGTCCGTCAGGCCATAGAGACGGGGAACCGGGAGGCGGCTATGGCTGCCTTCCGAGCGGCGGTAGTGGTTATCGATAAGACGGCCTCGAAGGGAATAATCCATTCCAGGACAGCGGCTCGGTACAAATCCCGCCTTGCCCATCGATTACAGGCCCCTGAAAGCGCTGCCTAA
- the murJ gene encoding murein biosynthesis integral membrane protein MurJ, giving the protein MSSAFEGKGTSHDVAAAASVVSGATLVSRVLGYVRDMLIAHGFGAGLTADAFFLAFRIPNMARELLGEGALSAAFIPVFTEAISKRGRPSAFRLAATAFWTLSLILVVICALGIVSAPVLVNLMAFGWRVDPEKLALTIDLTRMMFPYLFFIGLTALMMGILNSLGHFATPAFSPALLNTAIILSILFLGPVLENPVYALAYGVLGGGFLQLLSQFPPTMRRGVILTQMGEWRDPALLRIGKLMAPGAAGLAITQLNIFITTLLATFLIQGSVSYLYYGFRLIHLPIGMIGVAMATAVLPTMAAAAAQHSPEDVMKTLVFALRVSLFLTVPALLGLAIYRHTIIRLLFERGEFTGAATAATAQVLLGYSLGLCFFVANRILARAFYAFQDTVTPVKVGAIAVASNIVFSLLLMYPLQAAGLAVATSLASVVNFSGLMLFLRRHLGTFPRHVLVKSLQKTGFAGLCMAGTLIALQGLLPPMEGQGVFLELTRFVGEFGLGTAVFLGVATLLGCDEVRVLRGRFQRRSG; this is encoded by the coding sequence ATGTCAAGCGCTTTTGAAGGGAAAGGCACCTCCCACGACGTGGCTGCTGCCGCCTCGGTGGTCAGTGGTGCAACGCTCGTCAGCCGGGTCCTGGGGTACGTGCGGGATATGTTAATTGCCCATGGGTTCGGGGCCGGTCTCACCGCCGACGCATTCTTTCTGGCCTTTCGTATCCCCAATATGGCCCGAGAGCTCTTGGGGGAGGGGGCCCTCTCTGCCGCCTTCATTCCAGTTTTCACCGAAGCCATCAGCAAGCGAGGACGGCCCTCAGCCTTTCGGCTGGCTGCGACGGCCTTTTGGACGCTGAGTCTGATTCTTGTCGTGATTTGCGCCCTCGGGATCGTCAGTGCCCCGGTCCTTGTCAACCTTATGGCCTTCGGGTGGCGCGTGGACCCTGAAAAACTCGCCCTCACCATCGACCTCACCCGCATGATGTTTCCGTACCTTTTCTTCATCGGGCTCACCGCGCTCATGATGGGGATCTTAAACTCCCTGGGCCACTTTGCCACCCCGGCCTTCTCCCCGGCCCTCCTTAACACTGCCATAATCTTGAGTATCCTCTTCCTGGGGCCGGTCCTCGAGAATCCGGTCTACGCCTTGGCTTATGGGGTGTTAGGGGGAGGGTTTTTGCAACTCCTTTCCCAGTTTCCACCTACCATGCGCCGGGGGGTCATCCTGACTCAAATGGGGGAGTGGAGAGACCCAGCCCTCCTACGGATCGGAAAGCTCATGGCACCCGGCGCTGCCGGGCTCGCTATCACCCAGCTGAATATCTTCATCACGACCCTTTTGGCCACATTCCTCATCCAGGGGTCGGTCTCTTATCTGTACTATGGCTTCCGTCTCATCCACCTTCCCATCGGTATGATCGGGGTGGCCATGGCTACGGCCGTCCTCCCCACCATGGCCGCCGCCGCTGCGCAGCATTCACCAGAAGATGTTATGAAAACACTGGTTTTCGCCCTGCGGGTCAGCCTCTTCCTGACCGTTCCTGCCCTCCTCGGCCTTGCCATCTACCGCCACACCATCATCCGTCTCCTCTTTGAACGAGGCGAATTCACCGGTGCAGCGACGGCCGCTACCGCCCAGGTCCTGCTGGGATACTCCCTCGGCCTCTGCTTTTTTGTCGCCAATCGGATTCTTGCCCGGGCGTTTTATGCTTTTCAGGACACGGTAACCCCTGTCAAAGTGGGAGCTATCGCCGTGGCCAGTAACATTGTCTTCAGCTTGCTCCTCATGTATCCCCTTCAGGCGGCGGGGCTCGCCGTTGCGACTTCGCTTGCCTCGGTGGTCAATTTCTCCGGTTTGATGCTCTTTCTGAGAAGGCACCTCGGGACATTCCCGAGGCATGTCCTTGTTAAGTCCTTGCAAAAGACGGGTTTCGCGGGTCTCTGCATGGCCGGCACCTTAATCGCCCTCCAAGGCCTGCTGCCACCCATGGAGGGACAGGGGGTTTTCTTGGAACTTACCCGCTTCGTGGGGGAATTTGGGCTGGGAACGGCGGTCTTTTTGGGGGTTGCGACGTTGCTGGGCTGTGATGAGGTTCGGGTCCTCCGGGGGCGTTTTCAAAGGCGCTCGGGGTAA
- a CDS encoding thiamine pyrophosphate-dependent enzyme, giving the protein MSIAAGSPGLEKGVGNFALIDTLRQWGIHHYSGVNGGGIIHVTKYLEPLTDPSQITDGVPRFLTMSEYASGFMPLGYYLASGRIACSITTTGAATKLGSSGITDAKLHNIPSVFIIALNSIGSIGNAPLQDVSQYGMNIVSQLQAELGDGCIVIDNINRLERDLDKAQQILHDWRPVAFAFHPDILSKDIELHVPKRERPRTLNSQDVEAFLDQFPPMAKGRRVIIYVGEEAASCPNIEELSTELSELLHAPTIWSINGANAVSPKNPYSYGYVLFGGNDKAMELWRSINQDDIVITLGFCPGEYSINLESIRAKCTWHFGAYPYGYGQVNGGFGHRCLGDYKQVRGDIGLALEAVMPRLKAMGVGKDRPKVERLDNLNFREIWRDVPKDCVDFMAFYEELPKHWQPHSIGFDDVCVSYKDRQYVTQRPHPNIKFWTAHHGSAMGGAFGMGVGAKLADPSLHTFMFCGDGCWRLFGGCLADAANLDLRLFIINNGTYGIIDKGLEVIIPTVEKPRYHSKLPSIDFPAAAKAHGWEGFYLKPDLSNLKEIMDACYTPSGRSILVDVPVDTEQVVGLNARLLNLTAQAYL; this is encoded by the coding sequence ATGAGTATTGCAGCAGGAAGTCCCGGCCTGGAGAAGGGTGTCGGAAACTTTGCTCTGATCGACACCTTGCGTCAATGGGGAATCCACCATTACTCTGGGGTTAATGGGGGGGGGATCATCCACGTTACGAAGTATTTAGAACCGCTCACCGATCCGTCGCAGATCACGGATGGCGTTCCTCGGTTTCTCACCATGAGCGAATATGCGTCTGGCTTTATGCCCTTGGGCTATTACCTCGCCTCTGGGCGAATCGCCTGCTCGATTACCACGACGGGTGCGGCGACGAAACTCGGCTCCAGCGGAATCACCGACGCCAAACTGCACAACATCCCTTCCGTATTCATCATCGCCCTGAATTCCATCGGCTCGATCGGGAATGCCCCCTTACAGGATGTGTCGCAATACGGCATGAATATTGTCTCACAACTGCAAGCTGAATTAGGGGATGGCTGCATCGTCATCGACAATATTAACCGACTCGAACGGGACCTCGACAAGGCCCAGCAAATCCTTCACGATTGGCGACCCGTGGCGTTCGCGTTCCATCCGGACATCCTGTCGAAAGACATTGAGCTACATGTTCCAAAAAGGGAGCGTCCGCGTACCCTCAACAGTCAAGACGTGGAGGCCTTTCTCGACCAGTTCCCGCCGATGGCGAAGGGACGCCGGGTGATCATTTACGTCGGTGAAGAGGCCGCCTCCTGTCCGAACATAGAGGAGCTTTCGACAGAGTTGTCTGAACTCCTGCACGCTCCCACCATCTGGTCTATCAATGGTGCAAACGCCGTCTCCCCGAAAAACCCGTATAGTTACGGGTACGTTCTGTTCGGGGGCAATGACAAGGCGATGGAGCTCTGGCGGAGCATTAATCAAGACGATATCGTGATCACCCTCGGATTCTGCCCGGGTGAATACTCGATCAATCTGGAGAGCATCCGCGCGAAATGTACGTGGCACTTCGGCGCATACCCGTATGGCTACGGCCAGGTGAACGGTGGTTTTGGACACCGGTGCCTGGGAGACTACAAGCAAGTCCGTGGCGATATCGGACTGGCGCTCGAAGCGGTCATGCCACGGCTGAAGGCCATGGGCGTCGGGAAGGACAGACCGAAGGTCGAACGGCTCGACAATCTCAACTTCCGGGAGATCTGGCGGGACGTCCCGAAGGACTGTGTAGACTTCATGGCCTTCTACGAGGAGCTGCCAAAACATTGGCAACCACACAGTATCGGGTTCGATGACGTCTGCGTCTCGTACAAGGATCGGCAGTATGTCACCCAGCGGCCCCACCCGAATATCAAGTTCTGGACGGCGCACCACGGCTCGGCCATGGGCGGTGCATTCGGTATGGGTGTTGGGGCCAAGCTGGCCGATCCCAGTCTCCACACCTTTATGTTCTGTGGGGATGGCTGTTGGCGACTCTTTGGCGGTTGCTTGGCAGACGCGGCAAACCTGGACCTCCGCTTGTTCATCATCAACAACGGGACATACGGGATTATCGATAAGGGGCTGGAAGTCATCATCCCAACCGTTGAGAAACCCCGCTACCACTCGAAGCTGCCGAGTATCGATTTTCCGGCGGCGGCGAAGGCCCACGGCTGGGAGGGTTTCTACTTGAAGCCGGATCTCAGTAACCTCAAGGAGATTATGGATGCCTGCTATACTCCGTCGGGCAGGTCCATTCTGGTTGATGTCCCGGTGGATACCGAGCAAGTGGTCGGCTTGAACGCCCGGCTCCTGAACCTTACGGCACAAGCCTATCTGTAG
- the ilvB gene encoding biosynthetic-type acetolactate synthase large subunit codes for MEKMTGSEILMKSLVEEGVTTIFGHPGGAILHAYDVLIDYPIKHVLCRHEQVATHAAEGYYKTTGKPGTVMVTSGPGATNCVTAITDALMDSMAIVVLTGQVPTAVMGCDAFQEADVVGTTRACTKHNFLAQRAEDIPRIIKEAYYIARSGRPGPVLVDLPKDALMGHGTFQGYPKDVSIRGYNPQLYGHPSQIKKAVELIAQAKRPVIYGGGGIIHSDASEELHEMIDITQIPTTLTLMGLGALPTNHPLWLGMLGMHGTYWANMCMVHCDLMIAIGSRFDDRITGKVSEFGKQCKIIHVDIDPTSIRKNVNVDVPVVGDVKCVLRELNKKLRNVRRNWAKDFEEWYAEIEACKIQHPLRYEQREGVIKPQYAIDMILRLTEEYDPIVSTGVGQHQMWAAQVYRGRMPRRWLTSGGLGTMGYGFPAALGAQAAFPDSLVVNIDGDGSFQMTMQDLCTLLEYELPVKTFIINNKYLGMVRQWQQLFYGQRYSQVNIDHQPDFVKLAEAFGITGIRIERPEEVKAGIEKAISTPGPVVVDVVVDREENCFPMIPAGAAIKDIIDVGEPIPDKLFQGWR; via the coding sequence ATGGAGAAGATGACGGGGTCGGAGATCCTGATGAAGTCCCTCGTGGAGGAGGGGGTGACCACGATCTTTGGTCACCCCGGTGGGGCTATCCTCCACGCCTACGACGTCCTCATTGACTACCCCATCAAGCACGTCCTGTGTCGCCACGAGCAGGTGGCAACCCATGCCGCCGAGGGGTACTACAAGACCACGGGAAAGCCGGGAACGGTCATGGTCACCTCGGGTCCCGGGGCAACCAATTGTGTGACCGCGATCACCGATGCCCTGATGGACTCAATGGCGATTGTGGTTCTGACCGGGCAGGTCCCTACGGCCGTTATGGGCTGTGATGCCTTCCAAGAAGCGGATGTGGTGGGGACCACCAGGGCATGTACCAAACACAACTTCTTGGCCCAGAGAGCCGAAGATATTCCTCGCATCATCAAAGAAGCGTATTACATCGCTCGCTCCGGCCGTCCCGGTCCTGTCCTCGTGGATCTGCCGAAGGATGCCCTTATGGGACACGGCACATTTCAGGGATACCCCAAAGACGTGTCCATCCGAGGCTATAACCCACAGCTCTATGGGCACCCGAGCCAGATCAAGAAGGCGGTCGAGTTGATTGCCCAGGCCAAGCGGCCGGTGATCTACGGGGGAGGAGGTATTATCCACTCGGACGCGTCCGAGGAATTACACGAGATGATAGACATCACCCAGATCCCCACCACCTTGACCCTGATGGGGCTCGGGGCTCTCCCCACCAACCACCCGCTCTGGCTGGGGATGCTGGGGATGCACGGGACCTACTGGGCTAATATGTGCATGGTCCACTGCGATTTGATGATCGCCATTGGATCCCGCTTCGATGACCGGATTACGGGTAAGGTTTCCGAGTTCGGGAAGCAGTGCAAGATCATCCATGTGGATATTGATCCAACATCGATTCGGAAGAACGTCAACGTGGACGTCCCTGTTGTCGGCGATGTGAAGTGCGTCCTGCGCGAACTCAACAAAAAGCTCCGCAACGTGAGACGGAACTGGGCGAAGGACTTCGAGGAGTGGTACGCAGAAATTGAGGCTTGCAAAATACAGCATCCCCTCCGCTACGAACAGAGAGAAGGGGTCATCAAGCCCCAGTACGCCATCGATATGATCCTTCGCCTGACGGAGGAATATGATCCGATCGTCTCCACCGGCGTGGGCCAGCATCAGATGTGGGCAGCCCAGGTTTACCGGGGCCGTATGCCCCGCCGCTGGCTCACCTCGGGAGGTTTGGGGACGATGGGATACGGCTTTCCCGCCGCTCTGGGGGCACAGGCGGCTTTCCCCGACAGCCTGGTGGTCAACATCGACGGAGACGGCAGCTTCCAGATGACCATGCAGGACCTCTGTACCCTCCTCGAATATGAACTGCCAGTCAAGACATTCATCATCAACAACAAATACCTGGGGATGGTGCGCCAGTGGCAGCAGCTGTTTTACGGCCAGCGTTACTCACAAGTAAACATCGACCACCAGCCCGATTTTGTGAAGCTTGCAGAGGCTTTCGGCATCACCGGGATCAGGATCGAACGGCCGGAGGAAGTGAAGGCGGGCATCGAGAAGGCTATTAGCACTCCGGGTCCTGTCGTGGTCGATGTGGTGGTCGATCGAGAGGAAAACTGTTTTCCCATGATCCCCGCGGGGGCTGCGATCAAGGACATCATCGATGTCGGGGAACCGATTCCCGACAAGCTGTTCCAGGGCTGGCGCTGA
- the ilvN gene encoding acetolactate synthase small subunit codes for MKGQTPSRRHILTVLVENRIGVLARIAGLIAAKGYNIDSVSVGETMDNSTSRVTLVVHGDDWVMEQVVKQLNRLIDVIKVVDLFEEDFVEREMILIRVNAESTYRAEILRIADIFRAKIVDVTHRTYTLEASGDEDKIRALLELLRPFGIQEFVRTGRIAIARASKTSPRKLERVAGNAGEVGKSTAATK; via the coding sequence ATGAAAGGACAAACCCCTTCGCGGCGGCACATCTTGACCGTTCTGGTGGAAAATCGTATCGGTGTCCTGGCCAGAATCGCCGGGCTGATCGCGGCCAAAGGCTATAACATCGATAGTGTCTCCGTCGGGGAGACGATGGACAACTCGACATCCCGGGTCACCCTTGTGGTCCACGGGGATGACTGGGTGATGGAGCAGGTGGTTAAACAACTCAATCGGCTGATCGATGTGATCAAGGTGGTGGATCTCTTTGAAGAGGACTTCGTCGAGCGAGAAATGATCCTGATTCGGGTGAACGCCGAGTCTACCTACCGGGCCGAGATTCTGCGGATCGCGGATATCTTCCGGGCTAAGATCGTAGATGTCACCCACCGGACCTATACCCTGGAGGCCAGCGGAGACGAAGACAAGATTCGGGCTCTTCTGGAACTCTTACGTCCCTTTGGGATCCAGGAGTTTGTGCGAACCGGCCGCATCGCCATCGCGCGGGCGAGCAAGACCTCTCCCCGGAAACTGGAGCGGGTGGCGGGAAACGCCGGGGAAGTCGGGAAATCCACTGCCGCTACGAAGTAA